The stretch of DNA TGAtccataaatgtaaataatgaatCTATAGGCGTATTGCCTAAGGATcgtgttcgacttggttgaaagatattgagaccaatttcttagaaaaatatattttatttttcctcgtcagagaagtagagtaatgtacaagttttgtgtttgatttgattaagggcgccagaggcgctttctcggcaagagtgtaaggccgagaatcaaaagaaaaattgacgggcgcggtaagaaattaccggccgcgtcttagtgtgttgaacgggtcctaaaaaggacggttcaactgagttagctcgttgcagcccctttcccggcgtcggtggaactccgttcgggaagtggtcttccgtctgacaactgctctctgagcaggctctgagcggtgaagtctgtactgcgatggatcgagtctctggtgtgctggtggtggcaaccgtctcggctctcggaattacggattgctccgtgtaccgaggagagagaggtctccgaattcggatgtcgccttgagtgagcgtgtcccttggtggtcgagtcaaccggacgcagaactctagtgggattaatttccacactagagactgaggaggtgacggcgaaagtggagtatccgcgggccgcttggttgaagtgcgtggccgatgctgggactctgctttctttttacacgccttgcgaggcagtgtgagaaaaacggcgagactatgtgtctctgttagattctgccgaggcagagtacgactcagttcaagggccctggggagagctcgccttgaagcgagtgagtgaggaaagatctgcggagcagctcttttatatctcgtcgatcgaagcttgatcgcgagaaggttcttcaccgcctgcgcaacctggcggtgggtccgcaagcttgtaactggtagaaggcctgcggcgcgtagcggcgccgcgatgtattataccgcgtcagtgcagcggtgtggcggtgagccgccacagaATCCAAAAAATCTTACGTGATGTATGTGACACACTACTCATACTATCATCCACGCTATCACAATCAGCATCAGCTGAAGTGTCTTCATATGCGACAGAGATGTTTGACGTCGTTCTGAAAtgacaagaaatatttttcattaattcatgtatatgtaggtacattatttttattatatttatttttattatgcacaGTTCATACATACTCATTTTGAAGATTTATATCTTGAAGGAAGCTCATTCTGTCGAAGTGAACCCACTTCGATATCTTCTTAGCTGCTGAGCCACTTGGCAACTCCGCACTTTTTCGATGCCTTCTGAATGTATCTGAGAGGGACTTCCACTTCCTTTTGGCTTCAACTAGAGTAACCACATCTGCGAAACAAGAATGCACAATGAGTCGTAATAAACCTTATTACACATAGAtacgttattttaaaaaaattttaccttTCATAACTGCAACTACATCCATCCACAACTTCTCTTTGTTCCGAACACCTCTTTCTACAATTGGAAGCTTGAAATTCCAAAGAGGCGGTCGTCTTCGAATCGCCTCAATGAGACGTTCTTCTATAAATATCTTCCGTAAATTTTCATTCTCCGGAAGATTTTCTATGTTAAATTCTTCCTCATTCGGAATTCCTGTCTCCTGAATATTCTCTTCTGCACATTCTGGCATCTCCAAAACATTTTGTTCAATGCCGTCCACAAGGCTTCTACGCAGAATAGTTCCGTCCTCTGCACATACAAAAACTAACAGTACTAGCACACgtattaaacttttaacaaTAGTATGCATTTTATCATAAAGTACTTACCACACtgtggataaaaataatgctgcTCGTCCAGA from Linepithema humile isolate Giens D197 chromosome 2, Lhum_UNIL_v1.0, whole genome shotgun sequence encodes:
- the LOC136997800 gene encoding uncharacterized protein, whose product is MLYQLYQQKMSFNDNDSEHWNEEMEIVYTCGLCEMICKADEMQSHPCMESFTHYYLDEQHYFYPQCEDGTILRRSLVDGIEQNVLEMPECAEENIQETGIPNEEEFNIENLPENENLRKIFIEERLIEAIRRRPPLWNFKLPIVERGVRNKEKLWMDVVAVMKGKIFLK